Proteins encoded together in one Hevea brasiliensis isolate MT/VB/25A 57/8 chromosome 16, ASM3005281v1, whole genome shotgun sequence window:
- the LOC110659799 gene encoding probable metal-nicotianamine transporter YSL5 yields MQNNEVGFDSTKMKRKNSEDEVEVEEEEEKRENQQWSVERVFEDQEVPLWRNQLTIRAFVVSFVLSILFSFIVMKLNLTTGIIPSLNVSAGLLGFFFLKIWTTFLGKFGPLSQPFTRQENTVIQTCVVASSGIAFSGGFGSYLFGMSETIAKQSAEDSDYHKNPSLSWMIGFLFVVSFLGLFSVVPLRKVMIIDFKLTYPSGTATAHLINSFHTPAGAKLAKKQVKTLGKFFSFSFLWGFFQWFYTAGDDCGFAYFPTFGLKAYQNKFYFDFSATYVGVGMICPHIVNISVLLGGILSWGLMWPLIDTRKGHWYSAALESTNIHGLQGYKVFIAIAIILGDGLYNFFKVLSRTLAALFFQLRSRGASSGLPVVDHPSPKSLKLSYDDERRTRLFIKDQIPTWFAIAGYVTIAAISTATLPHIFHQLKWYYILVIYIFAPTLAFCNAYGCGLTDWSLASTYGKLAIFTIGAWAGASHGGVLAGLAACGVMMNIVSTASDLTQDFKTGYLTLSSPRSMFVSQVIGTAMGCIISPCVFWLFYKAFDDLGHPGSEYPSPNAVIYRNMAILGVQGFSALPKNCLLLCYVFFGLAIAINLIKDSSGKKWSRFIPLPMAMAIPFYLGPYFAIDMAMGSLILFVWQKIDRRKADNFGPAVASGLICGDGIWTLPSSILALAGIKPPICMKFLSRGSNSRVDKFLESLG; encoded by the exons ATGCAAAACAATGAAGTGGGTTTCGATTCAACGAAGATGAAGAGGAAAAACTCAGAagatgaggtagaggtagaggaagaagaggaaaaaAGAGAAAACCAGCAGTGGTCTGTGGAGCGTGTATTCGAGGACCAAGAAGTGCCATTATGGAGGAACCAACTAACTATAAGAGCCTTCGTTGTGAGCTTTGTGTTGAGCATATTATTTAGCTTCATAGTAATGAAGCTTAATCTCACAACTGGGATCATACCTTCACTCAATGTATCTGCTGGTCTTTTGGGCTTCTTTTTCCTCAAGATTTGGACTACTTTTCTCGGAAAATTTGGTCCTTTGAGCCAACCCTTCACCAGGCAAGAGAATACCGTCATCCAGACCTGTGTTGTCGCCTCCTCTGGCATCGCCTTTAGCG GTGGCTTTGGGAGTTACCTCTTTGGAATGAGTGAAACTATTGCCAAACAATCAGCAGAAGACAGCGATTATCACAAAAATCCATCATTATCTTGGATGATCGGCTTTCTGTTTGTAGTTAGCTTCCTGGGCCTCTTCTCAGTGGTGCCTCTTAGAAAG GTCATGATCATAGACTTCAAATTGACATATCCAAGTGGCACTGCAACTGCTCATCTCATCAACAGCTTCCACACCCCTGCAGGAGCCAAACTAGCAAA GAAACAAGTGAAAACATTGGGGAAATTCTTCTCTTTCAGCTTCTTGTGGGGCTTCTTTCAATGGTTCTATACTGCAGGAGATGATTGTGGATTTGCTTACTTTCCTACATTTGGTCTGAAAGCTTATCAAAACAA gttttactttgatttctcagCAACGTATGTTGGAGTTGGAATGATTTGCCCACATATTGTAAACATATCAGTTTTGCTTGGGGGAATTCTTTCCTGGGGTCTGATGTGGCCTTTAATAGATACTAGAAAGGGTCACTGGTATTCTGCTGCCCTTGAGTCAACCAACATACATGGTCTTCAAGGTTACAAG GTGTTTATTGCCATTGCCATTATCTTGGGTGATGGTCTGTACAACTTCTTTAAGGTGCTAAGCCGAACTCTTGCTGCTTTGTTTTTCCAACTCCGAAGTCGAGGTGCAAGCAGTGGTCTCCCTGTTGTTGACCATCCTTCTCCTAAGAGCCTTAAGCTCTCTTACGATGATGAACGCCGCACACGACTCTTTATCAAAGATCAAATTCCAACATGGTTTGCTATTGCAGGATATGTTACAATTGCTGCCATCTCTACAGCCACTCTTCCACACATCTTTCACCAACTCAAATGGTACTACATACTGGTCATCTACATCTTTGCACCAACCTTAGCATTCTGTAATGCTTATGGATGTGGACTCACTGACTGGTCTCTAGCATCTACCTATGGGAAGCTAGCTATTTTCACAATTGGGGCATGGGCTGGTGCTTCACATGGCGGAGTTCTTGCTGGACTTGCAGCTTGTGGAGTGATGATGAACATTGTCTCCACTGCCTCTGATCTCACTCAGGATTTTAAGACAGGTTACTTAACCCTATCTTCACCACGGTCAATGTTTGTGAGCCAAGTAATTGGAACTGCAATGGGTTGCATTATTTCTCCTTGTGTCTTTTGGCTCTTTTACAAGGCCTTCGATGATCTTGGGCATCCTGGAAGTGAATACCCTTCTCCTAATGCTGTTATTTACAGAAACATGGCTATATTGGGGGTTCAAGGCTTTTCAGCTCTGCCAAAGAATTGTCTGTTACTTTGTTATGTGTTCTTTGGTTTAGCCATTGCGATAAACTTGATCAAAGACTCATCGGGTAAGAAATGGTCAAGATTCATTCCCCTTCCAATGGCAATGGCTATACCTTTCTATCTGGGACCATACTTTGCCATTGACATGGCTATGGGAAGCTTGATTCTATTTGTGTGGCAGAAAATTGATAGAAGGAAGGCAGACAATTTCGGCCCTGCAGTGGCTTCGGGTTTGATTTGTGGGGATGGAATATGGACTCTACCCAGTTCAATACTCGCTCTAGCAGGGATTAAACCCCCGATTTGCATGAAGTTTTTGTCAAGGGGATCAAATAGCCGTGTTGATAAGTTTTTAGAGTCATTAGGCTGA